A single Hippocampus zosterae strain Florida chromosome 17, ASM2543408v3, whole genome shotgun sequence DNA region contains:
- the tufm gene encoding elongation factor Tu, mitochondrial: protein MAALLGLRACVSALHLTSPSLVQNSFKLCAVPLSRRTFAAEAKKTYSRDKPHVNVGTIGHVDHGKTTLTAAITKVLSDAGGANFKKYEDIDNAPEEKARGITINASHVEYTTANRHYAHTDCPGHADYVKNMITGTAQMDGCILVVAATDGQMPQTREHLLLARQIGVEHVVVFINKADAVEDKEMLELVEIEIRELLTEFGYDGDNTPVVIGSALCALEGREPELGINAIMKLLEIVDSYVPLPKRELEKPFLLPIEGVYSIPGRGTVVTGTMERGIIKKGDDCEFVGHNRSVKSVVTGIEMFHKSLDRAEAGDNLGALVRGLKREDVRRGIVMCKPGSIKPHQKVKAQVYILSKEEGGRHKSFVSNFMPVMFSLTWDMACRVSLPSDKEMVMPGEDTSLTLTLRQPMVLEKGQRFTLRDGNKTIGTGLVTDILTMTDEDQWVS, encoded by the exons ATGGCAGCGCTTTTAGGACTGCGTGCTTGTGTCTCTG CTCTTCATCTGACCTCACCAAGCCTGGTGCAAAACTCCTTTAAGCTA TGTGCTGTACCTCTGAGTCGGCGGACCTTCGCTGCCGAGGCGAAGAAGACTTATAGCAGAGACAAACCCCACGTCAACGTCGGGACCATTGGACACGTGGATCATGGCAAGACCACCCTAACTGCAGCTATCACAAAGG TACTTTCTGATGCCGGCGGTgccaattttaaaaagtatgaggacattgacaacGCCCCCGAGGAGAAGGCTCGAGGAATCACCATCAATGCCTCTCATGTTGAATATACAACAGCCAACAGACATTACGCTCATACAGACTGCCCTGGTCATGCTGATTACGTCAAG AACATGATCACCGGCACTGCTCAGATGGACGGTTGCATCCTAGTGGTGGCGGCCACTGACGGCCAAATGCCGCAAACGCGGGAGCACCTGCTGCTGGCCAGGCAGATCGGCGTCGAGCACGTGGTGGTATTCATCAACAAGGCGGACGCGGTGGAGGACAAGGAGATGCTGGAGCTGGTGGAGATCGAGATTCGCGAGCTTCTCACCGAGTTCGGCTACGACGGCGACAACACGCCTGTGGTGATAGGCTCCGCCCTCTGTGCTCTGGAG GGTCGGGAGCCGGAGCTTGGCATCAATGCAATCATGAAACTGCTGGAGATTGTGGATTCGTATGTTCCGTTGCCCAAAAGAGAATTGGAAAAGCCGTTCCTTCTGCCCATCGAAGGAGTTTATTCAATCCCAG GCAGGGGCACAGTGGTGACCGGCACCATGGAGAGGGGCATCATAAAGAAAGGGGATGACTGTGAGTTTGTGGGTCACAATCGCAGCGTCAAATCTGTGGTTACAG GTATCGAGATGTTCCATAAGTCTCTGGATCGGGCCGAAGCTGGAGACAACCTCGGTGCTCTGGTCCGAGGCCTGAAGAGGGAGGATGTGAGGAGAGGGATCGTGATGTGTAAGCCGGGATCCATCAAGCCTCACCAGAAAGTCAAGGCTCAG GTGTACATTCTGAGCAAAGAGGAGGGAGGACGACACAAGTCCTTTGTCAGCAACTTCATGCCCGTCATGTTCTCCCTAACGTGGGACATGGCCTGCAGAGTCTCTCTGCCCTCTGATAAG GAAATGGTGATGCCGGGGGAGGACACCTCCTTGACCCTCACGCTCCGACAACCAATGGTCCTGGAGAAAGGTCAGAGGTTCACTCTCCGAGACGGCAACAAAACAATCGGCACTGGCCTGGTGACAGACATCCTGACAATGACAGACGAAGATCAATGGGTCTCATAA
- the kcnj12b gene encoding ATP-sensitive inward rectifier potassium channel 12 gives MNVGRAHQHSFLPCEEEGLRLSGMPAVGSFGNGKIHTRRQRYGRFVSKTGQCNIHFSNMDDKSSRYISDMFTTCVDIRWRYMFLIFSLVFVVSWLMFGLAFWVIGLLHGDMELPAEDETFVPCVTKVNTFVAAFLFSVETQTTIGYGARCVTEECPAAVFMVVFQSIVGCVIDAFMIGAIMAKMARPKKRAETLLFSRNAVIAMRDGKLCLMFRVANLRKSHIVEAHVRAQMVKPRYTEEGEYIPLDQIDMNVGYDRGTDRLFLVAPITVIHEIDEESPLFGISKQDLETADFEIVIILEGLVEATAMTTQARSSYLSSEILWGHRFEPLIFEEKSQYRIDYAFFHKTFEVPSTPRCSARDMEDRKFPRSGASSFCYENELAFIGRDEDEEDEEADFDKDEDRQCSTALLDEQSTSERDQKSSSVESEI, from the coding sequence ATGAACGTGGGAAGGGCCCACCAGCACAGTTTCTTACCGTGTGAAGAGGAAGGCCTGAGACTGAGCGGCATGCCTGCCGTGGGGAGCTTCGGCAATGGCAAGATCCACACCAGACGCCAACGCTACGGCCGCTTCGTCAGCAAGACGGGCCAGTGCAACATTCACTTCTCCAACATGGACGACAAGTCGAGTCGTTACATCTCGGACATGTTCACCACTTGCGTGGACATACGCTGGCGCTACATGTTCCTGATCTTCAGCCTGGTGTTTGTGGTGTCCTGGCTGATGTTCGGCCTGGCCTTCTGGGTCATCGGCCTCCTGCACGGCGACATGGAGCTTCCCGCCGAGGACGAAACGTTCGTCCCGTGCGTCACCAAGGTGAACACCTTCGTGGCCGCTTTCCTGTTCTCCGTCGAGACGCAGACCACCATCGGGTACGGAGCCCGCTGCGTGACGGAGGAATGTCCCGCCGCCGTCTTCATGGTGGTCTTTCAGTCGATCGTGGGCTGCGTCATCGACGCCTTCATGATCGGCGCCATTATGGCCAAGATGGCCAGGCCTAAAAAGCGAGCGGAGACTCTCCTGTTCAGCCGCAACGCCGTCATCGCCATGCGCGACGGAAAGTTGTGCCTCATGTTTCGGGTGGCCAACCTGAGAAAAAGCCACATCGTGGAGGCTCACGTCCGAGCCCAGATGGTCAAGCCTCGTTACACGGAAGAAGGCGAGTACATCCCCCTGGATCAGATCGACATGAACGTCGGCTACGACAGAGGCACCGACCGCCTCTTTCTGGTGGCGCCCATCACCGTCATCCACGAGATCGATGAAGAAAGTCCACTCTTCGGCATCAGCAAACAGGATCTGGAGACGGCGGACTTTGAGATTGTCATCATACTGGAAGGTTTGGTGGAAGCCACCGCCATGACGACGCAGGCGCGCAGTTCCTACCTGTCGTCGGAGATCCTTTGGGGTCACCGCTTTGAGCCGCTCATCTTTGAGGAGAAGAGCCAGTACAGAATCGATTACGCCTTCTTTCACAAGACCTTCGAGGTACCGTCCACCCCGAGGTGCAGCGCCAGGGACATGGAGGACAGGAAGTTCCCGAGGTCGGGCGCTAGCTCCTTTTGCTATGAGAATGAGCTGGCTTTCATCGGCagggacgaggacgaggaggatgaggaggcggACTTTGACAAAGACGAAGACAGACAGTGTTCCACGGCGCTCCTGGATGAGCAAAGCACCTCCGAACGTGATCAGAAATCATCCAGTGTAGAATCGGAGATTTGA